The Petrocella atlantisensis genome has a window encoding:
- a CDS encoding HD-GYP domain-containing protein, whose translation MSKHTLTLIESTVEVAMNPIRINQENIKVNMRLAKDVFNAEGILLVPKDTLISANHIVKINLYHIHDIYVYPQEEQVPPISQMRQALASTPAFIEFSFKYDRKVEDIQKQLAQIVDTGAINSEGLTQLVDDILDTTVSQSQLFSYMCRLNSADDVTYNHSMNVSLFASILGKWLGMSEISIKELALAGLLHDIGKIMVNQSILNKNGPLTDEEFAHIKQHTTLGYQMIMGSDLPYGIKQAVLMHHEKMNGQGYPLGLKWENIHAYPKIISIVDIYDAMTSDRPYHKRFHPLDVIRMFEEECYGFLDTQYLYIFLEHIAQNFIGEHVLLSNGQRGEIIFINKQSPSRPLIKKDDGVIIDLLKDGSVFIVDFI comes from the coding sequence ATGTCAAAACATACTTTAACCCTAATAGAATCGACAGTTGAGGTCGCTATGAATCCAATCAGGATTAATCAAGAAAATATTAAAGTGAATATGCGATTAGCTAAAGATGTCTTCAATGCAGAAGGCATATTACTTGTTCCCAAGGATACACTCATTTCAGCTAATCATATCGTTAAAATCAACCTTTATCATATCCATGATATATATGTATACCCCCAAGAAGAACAAGTTCCTCCTATAAGCCAGATGCGCCAGGCACTTGCCAGTACCCCTGCTTTTATTGAATTTTCTTTCAAATATGACCGCAAGGTGGAAGATATACAAAAACAGTTGGCTCAAATTGTAGATACCGGTGCAATCAATAGCGAAGGCTTGACACAGCTGGTGGATGATATATTAGATACTACCGTTTCCCAATCACAACTTTTTAGTTACATGTGCCGATTAAACTCAGCAGATGATGTTACCTATAATCACTCTATGAATGTATCTCTATTCGCTAGTATTCTTGGAAAATGGCTTGGTATGTCCGAAATAAGCATTAAAGAATTAGCTTTGGCAGGACTGCTTCATGATATTGGAAAAATCATGGTGAATCAAAGTATTTTGAATAAAAATGGTCCTTTAACGGATGAAGAATTCGCACACATCAAACAGCATACCACGTTAGGCTATCAAATGATTATGGGTTCAGACCTTCCTTACGGTATTAAGCAAGCCGTTTTGATGCATCATGAGAAAATGAATGGGCAGGGCTATCCTTTAGGACTTAAATGGGAAAACATTCACGCCTATCCCAAGATTATATCTATCGTGGATATCTATGATGCTATGACCAGTGATAGACCCTATCACAAACGCTTCCATCCTTTAGATGTGATTCGTATGTTTGAAGAGGAATGTTATGGATTCCTTGACACGCAGTACTTGTATATATTTTTGGAACATATTGCACAGAATTTCATAGGTGAACACGTTCTTCTAAGTAACGGTCAAAGAGGTGAAATTATTTTTATTAATAAACAATCCCCGTCTCGCCCTCTTATAAAAAAGGATGATGGGGTTATTATTGATTTGTTAAAAGATGGATCTGTTTTTATCGTTGATTTTATATGA
- a CDS encoding tetratricopeptide repeat-containing diguanylate cyclase, producing MDISITGVIEVSILIINSGENSYIKYEKMESNPHLFKSSAMKLLESDPNHIETLNTIAYCHYYLSDFYQSLDFALRAYNLEITRYANDELYHTCNLLGNIYRFLGIYDTANHYYMAALNTTPSYQVQEKRCQTLRYLAVAYTEMNMNEFAMDYAIEGLQLAELLNDPRLLADIQVALATIHYKSAFYEKSLKLCNDAVLHYDNLKNIKGITNVFLLCGDIHQNTGTYSTSMDYYNKALNLSKEIKYRYGTIYANYALGCLMVTQKDFLMAHEALDEALSCAKRYNIQQPKIKIYYALSDLYIKQYDYEKAYNLYKIATELNDNLNSTKQQSTIYNLYTKYNLDQKEAQLRQSLQTNAHLEALNKQLLEQVQHDSLTQLYNRRGLKNIITYYPCTDIHTLALCDIDKFKDINDTYGHQCGDYILIELAKVLKSNCPTNYKIARWGGEEFLILMENTAISDATDFAESLRIIVENTVFTYRNHKISLTLTFGVGTLTDSFEQSIEAVDRCLYLGKNSGRNQVVFDDDLFDLV from the coding sequence TTGGACATATCAATTACGGGGGTGATTGAGGTGAGTATTCTAATCATTAATAGTGGGGAAAACAGTTATATCAAATATGAAAAGATGGAATCAAATCCCCATCTTTTTAAAAGTTCTGCAATGAAGCTTCTAGAATCAGATCCCAATCATATAGAGACCCTAAATACCATCGCATACTGTCATTATTATTTAAGCGATTTTTATCAGTCTCTTGATTTTGCTCTAAGAGCTTACAATCTAGAAATCACCCGTTATGCAAATGACGAACTCTATCACACTTGCAACTTACTGGGAAATATCTATCGTTTTTTAGGTATCTATGATACGGCCAACCACTATTATATGGCGGCTCTAAACACTACCCCCTCCTATCAAGTACAAGAAAAAAGATGTCAAACGCTACGCTATCTTGCTGTGGCTTATACCGAAATGAATATGAATGAATTTGCTATGGATTATGCCATCGAGGGACTTCAACTTGCTGAACTACTAAATGATCCTAGACTGCTTGCTGATATACAGGTCGCGCTTGCCACCATTCATTATAAATCTGCATTTTATGAAAAATCTTTGAAACTATGTAACGATGCTGTTTTACACTATGACAATCTTAAAAATATCAAAGGCATTACCAATGTCTTTCTACTTTGTGGCGATATTCATCAAAATACCGGCACTTACTCAACTTCTATGGATTATTATAATAAAGCTCTAAACCTATCAAAAGAAATAAAATACCGTTATGGTACTATTTACGCTAATTATGCTTTAGGATGCTTGATGGTGACGCAAAAAGACTTTTTGATGGCTCACGAAGCGCTAGATGAGGCCTTGTCCTGCGCAAAACGCTATAACATCCAACAGCCTAAGATTAAGATCTATTATGCGTTATCTGACTTGTATATCAAGCAATATGACTATGAGAAGGCCTACAATCTTTACAAAATAGCCACCGAACTCAATGACAACCTCAATTCCACCAAACAGCAATCTACCATATACAATCTGTATACCAAATATAACCTAGATCAAAAAGAAGCACAACTTAGGCAATCCCTTCAGACCAATGCGCATCTCGAAGCACTTAACAAGCAACTTCTTGAACAAGTCCAACACGATTCATTAACTCAGTTATATAACAGGCGTGGTTTAAAGAATATTATAACTTACTACCCATGCACTGACATACATACCTTAGCGCTTTGTGACATCGATAAATTCAAAGATATCAATGATACTTATGGTCATCAATGTGGTGACTATATACTGATTGAACTTGCAAAGGTTCTAAAATCCAATTGTCCTACTAATTATAAAATCGCACGTTGGGGTGGCGAAGAATTCCTAATACTCATGGAAAACACTGCAATCTCTGACGCTACTGATTTTGCAGAAAGCTTAAGAATTATTGTTGAAAACACCGTTTTCACTTACAGGAATCACAAAATAAGTTTGACTTTAACTTTCGGGGTGGGTACCCTTACCGATAGTTTTGAACAAAGTATTGAAGCTGTTGATCGGTGCCTCTATCTTGGCAAGAATTCCGGTCGAAATCAGGTTGTTTTTGATGATGACTTATTTGATTTGGTATAA
- a CDS encoding peptidylprolyl isomerase: protein MSNKNPIVTFKINNGSVIKAELYPDIAPNTVNNFIALVQEGFYNGLTFHRVIPGFMIQGGCPDGNGMGGPGYGIKGEFSYNKFENNLKHDKGVLSMARAQSPNSAGSQFFLMVENAPHLDGQYAAFGKVIEGQEVADAIVKVPRNHMDMPNEPQIMTEVTVETFDTQYEKPIKL from the coding sequence ATGTCAAATAAAAATCCAATCGTAACATTTAAAATAAACAACGGGAGTGTAATCAAAGCAGAATTGTATCCTGATATAGCGCCAAATACAGTTAATAACTTTATAGCTCTTGTTCAGGAAGGCTTTTACAACGGCTTAACATTTCATCGTGTTATACCCGGCTTTATGATTCAAGGTGGATGTCCGGATGGTAATGGCATGGGTGGTCCCGGCTATGGTATTAAAGGTGAGTTTTCATATAACAAATTCGAGAACAACTTAAAGCATGACAAAGGTGTACTATCCATGGCAAGAGCTCAAAGTCCGAACTCAGCAGGTTCACAATTCTTCTTAATGGTAGAAAATGCACCTCATCTAGACGGGCAGTATGCTGCATTTGGAAAAGTCATTGAAGGACAGGAAGTGGCAGATGCCATTGTAAAAGTTCCGAGAAATCATATGGACATGCCAAATGAGCCACAAATCATGACGGAAGTGACCGTTGAGACTTTTGATACTCAATATGAAAAACCTATAAAACTATAA
- a CDS encoding FAD-dependent oxidoreductase translates to MSKKVLIVGGVAGGAGTAARLRRMDDQAKIIMFEKGPYISFANCGLPYYIGGTIKNREELLLQTPEGFGNRFNVDVRVNNEVLKIDRENKKVIVKDITTHKTYEESYDTLVLSTGSTPLVPNIQGIDSANIFTLWTIPDVDRIKEYVLSHNLKTATVIGGGFIGLEMAENLHDLGLDVSIAEMAPQVMMSIDYDMAQLIHGHIAKKAVHLHLNNGVKSFKARGPVTDVILSDGTTIESDIILLAIGVKPNGSLAIESGLKTNERGGVIVDAYLRTSDPNIYALGDMIEVEDFVSGQKTMVPLAGPANKQGRIVADNISGLKKTYNGTQGTSVAKVFDMTVASTGNNEKSLERQGLTYEKDYLVALITKSSHADYYPGAKDLTLKLIFDLEGKILGAQAIGQEGVEKRIDVIATAIRFGATVKDLIELELSYAPPYSSAKDPVNMVAYVADNIISKKMAPIRSEEIEGLDKSKFMILDVRTPEEVAYGAIEGHMNIPLDDLRERIQELPSDKEIIIYCAVGFRGYLASTILNPAGFKTRNLLGGYNYYRKFLKKY, encoded by the coding sequence ATGTCAAAAAAAGTATTAATTGTCGGTGGCGTTGCAGGTGGTGCAGGAACAGCAGCTAGACTAAGGAGAATGGATGATCAGGCGAAGATTATTATGTTTGAAAAAGGACCATATATATCCTTTGCCAACTGTGGACTACCATATTATATTGGTGGCACCATAAAAAACAGAGAGGAACTGTTGCTACAAACACCGGAAGGTTTCGGGAATAGATTTAATGTTGATGTGAGGGTTAATAATGAAGTATTAAAGATTGACCGTGAGAACAAAAAGGTTATCGTTAAAGACATTACAACACATAAGACTTATGAGGAGTCCTATGATACACTAGTTCTATCAACAGGTTCAACACCTCTTGTACCCAATATACAAGGTATTGATAGCGCCAATATTTTCACTTTGTGGACCATTCCGGATGTGGATAGAATCAAAGAATATGTCCTCTCTCATAATCTGAAAACAGCAACAGTCATTGGCGGCGGTTTTATCGGTCTAGAGATGGCTGAGAACTTACACGACCTTGGACTTGATGTTTCTATTGCAGAAATGGCACCACAAGTGATGATGTCTATAGACTATGATATGGCTCAGTTGATTCACGGCCATATAGCAAAAAAAGCAGTACATTTACATCTTAACAATGGCGTCAAGTCTTTTAAAGCAAGAGGCCCTGTTACAGACGTGATTCTTAGTGACGGTACGACGATAGAAAGTGATATCATCTTGCTAGCCATTGGGGTAAAACCAAACGGAAGTCTGGCCATAGAGTCGGGTCTAAAAACCAATGAGCGTGGTGGTGTTATTGTTGATGCTTATCTTAGAACCAGCGATCCTAATATATATGCTTTAGGTGATATGATTGAAGTAGAAGATTTTGTAAGCGGTCAAAAAACAATGGTACCTCTTGCAGGACCGGCCAACAAGCAAGGTCGTATTGTGGCGGATAATATATCAGGCCTGAAAAAGACATACAATGGCACCCAAGGCACTTCTGTCGCTAAGGTATTTGACATGACGGTAGCTTCTACAGGTAATAATGAAAAAAGTCTGGAGCGACAAGGTTTAACTTATGAAAAAGACTATTTAGTAGCCCTAATAACCAAAAGTTCTCATGCGGATTATTATCCGGGTGCAAAAGATCTAACATTAAAGCTGATCTTTGATTTAGAGGGTAAGATATTAGGTGCACAGGCGATTGGTCAAGAAGGTGTGGAAAAAAGAATCGATGTGATTGCAACAGCGATACGTTTTGGTGCCACGGTTAAAGATCTAATAGAATTAGAGTTATCCTATGCACCACCTTATTCTTCAGCAAAAGACCCAGTGAATATGGTAGCCTATGTGGCAGATAATATAATTAGTAAAAAAATGGCACCCATACGAAGTGAAGAGATTGAAGGCTTAGATAAAAGCAAGTTCATGATTTTGGATGTTAGAACACCTGAGGAAGTGGCGTATGGTGCCATTGAAGGTCATATGAATATACCACTGGATGACTTGAGGGAACGCATCCAAGAGTTACCCAGTGATAAAGAAATAATCATTTATTGTGCAGTCGGTTTTAGAGGATATTTGGCATCCACGATCTTAAACCCGGCAGGCTTCAAAACCAGGAATTTACTGGGTGGATACAATTACTATAGGAAATTTTTGAAAAAATACTAG
- a CDS encoding 6-phosphofructokinase codes for MDLKGKVVIAQGGGPTSVINQSLVGAVLESRKFPQVTRVYGALNGVEGIMNERFMDLTRETTHNLERVAATPASALLSTRVKPDIAYCKEMFKVLQAHDVRYFFYIGGNDSADTVRIVNEQAIQQDYEFRAIHIPKTIDNDLVLNDHTPGFGSAARFVSTAFMGLNLDNRALVGVYIAVIMGRNAGFLTASAALAKKYPDDGPHLIYLPERAFDIDQFLLDVKDAYAKYGRCIVAISEGIKDKFGKPLITNLVDTVEKDAHGNLQLSGSGSLGDSLTALVKEKLNIDRVRSDTLGYTQRNFIGAISDVDSNEAREVGEKAAHFGIWDNVDGSIVIERTGYYSVNYKLVDLSLIAGKTRFMPDEFITPEGNNVTDAFKYYARPLVGSGFPQPSQLRAPMAPKILDIHGKPFHS; via the coding sequence ATGGATTTAAAAGGTAAAGTGGTAATCGCACAAGGTGGTGGTCCAACATCAGTTATTAATCAAAGTCTTGTTGGGGCTGTATTAGAATCAAGGAAATTCCCCCAAGTCACACGTGTCTATGGTGCTCTTAATGGTGTAGAAGGTATTATGAATGAGCGTTTTATGGATTTGACACGTGAAACCACCCACAACTTAGAGAGGGTTGCTGCTACGCCCGCATCGGCACTATTATCTACAAGGGTTAAACCTGATATTGCTTATTGTAAGGAAATGTTTAAAGTTCTCCAAGCCCATGATGTTCGATATTTTTTCTATATTGGCGGCAATGACTCTGCTGACACTGTTCGAATTGTTAACGAACAAGCGATACAACAAGATTATGAATTTAGAGCAATCCACATTCCAAAAACCATTGACAACGACTTAGTTCTTAATGACCATACGCCTGGTTTTGGATCAGCGGCAAGGTTTGTCAGTACAGCCTTTATGGGCTTGAATCTTGACAACCGTGCTTTGGTAGGTGTTTATATTGCTGTTATTATGGGGCGTAATGCAGGCTTTTTAACAGCTTCAGCTGCTTTGGCTAAGAAGTATCCGGATGATGGTCCTCATCTCATCTATTTGCCTGAGCGTGCTTTTGACATTGACCAGTTTTTATTGGATGTTAAAGATGCCTACGCAAAATACGGACGATGTATTGTTGCTATTTCAGAAGGTATCAAAGACAAATTCGGCAAGCCACTCATCACCAATCTGGTAGACACCGTCGAAAAAGATGCTCATGGGAATTTACAACTTTCCGGCTCCGGATCTCTTGGTGATAGTCTAACCGCCTTGGTTAAAGAAAAACTGAATATTGACCGTGTACGTTCTGATACTTTGGGCTATACACAACGCAATTTTATTGGTGCAATATCTGATGTTGATTCAAATGAAGCACGTGAAGTTGGAGAAAAAGCCGCTCATTTTGGTATCTGGGATAATGTAGACGGTTCAATTGTCATCGAACGTACAGGATATTATAGTGTCAATTACAAGCTTGTTGACTTAAGCTTGATTGCAGGAAAAACTAGGTTTATGCCGGATGAATTCATCACTCCTGAAGGAAATAATGTGACAGACGCCTTTAAATACTATGCTAGACCCCTTGTTGGATCCGGCTTCCCTCAACCTTCCCAGTTGCGTGCACCCATGGCACCCAAAATATTAGATATTCATGGTAAACCTTTTCACTCATAA
- a CDS encoding YfbR-like 5'-deoxynucleotidase, with product MPFGKHIYEARSLMELKRYQNRFMFKRRSVAEHMWSVAKIAQGLAIWESEKFGHEVNMALLLERAINHDLIELATGDIIATTKKKTKEMKAALLEIEEIAFEEEIKEDIPKSWRPRFKAFMLNPKADDPEGLILSAADIIDTVLEAIEEVKLGNEPFRKILKEVTVLLITINLDSVRYFLRYALEDFGLDIRSYYGDIVAEYIDGLYFDPSVFES from the coding sequence ATGCCTTTTGGAAAACATATATATGAAGCGCGAAGTCTAATGGAATTAAAACGCTATCAAAATAGATTTATGTTCAAACGTCGTAGTGTTGCAGAACATATGTGGTCGGTTGCAAAGATTGCTCAAGGCCTTGCTATATGGGAAAGTGAGAAGTTTGGTCACGAAGTGAATATGGCGTTATTACTTGAGCGCGCAATTAACCATGACTTGATTGAGCTTGCTACCGGTGATATTATCGCAACGACCAAGAAAAAAACGAAAGAAATGAAAGCAGCTCTTTTAGAAATCGAGGAGATTGCCTTTGAAGAAGAGATTAAAGAAGACATACCAAAATCATGGCGCCCTAGATTCAAGGCCTTCATGTTAAATCCCAAAGCAGATGATCCGGAAGGTCTGATTTTAAGTGCTGCTGATATCATTGATACGGTCCTTGAAGCCATAGAAGAAGTGAAGCTCGGCAATGAGCCTTTTAGGAAGATCCTTAAGGAAGTCACGGTGTTATTGATTACAATTAATCTTGACAGTGTGCGCTATTTTTTAAGGTATGCTTTAGAAGATTTTGGACTTGATATTCGAAGTTACTATGGTGATATCGTGGCGGAATATATTGATGGTTTATACTTTGATCCTTCAGTTTTTGAGAGTTAA
- a CDS encoding FeoB-associated Cys-rich membrane protein, with protein sequence MIPTIIVGSIFGVIMLWALIHTKRDLKASKCAGCSVNNCSSRK encoded by the coding sequence ATGATACCGACTATTATCGTAGGTAGTATATTTGGAGTGATTATGTTGTGGGCGCTCATCCATACGAAAAGAGACTTAAAAGCCAGCAAATGCGCCGGATGTTCGGTTAACAACTGTTCTTCGAGAAAATAA
- the feoB gene encoding ferrous iron transporter B, with the protein MKIALAGNPNSGKTTLFNALTGKTEYVGNWAGVTVDKKVAAIKNKYQIAKEPIDIVDLPGAYSISPYTGEEAITSDFVLESKPDVIINIVDGANISRSLFFTTQLLELGIPVVVALNKADIITKRGDVVNGHELEKALGCKVVTITATTEKGLADLVTTAVNIVGTNQERLNFNDLDGNNDVARQTWIKTILEKSLNKKHNASHVNFSDRIDMIVAHKWFGLPIFFLIMWGVYSFSIEGLGGFLSGYLNDVVFGEVVPNALNSFFEGIGVNPLMQALIVDGAVGGVGAVIGFLPLIMVLFFCLSLLEDSGYMSRVAVIMDRYFKKVGLSGKSIIPMIVGSGCAIPGVMATRTIENENEKRMTTILTPFVPCGAKLPIIALFSVVFFPNTSWVGPSIYIIAIGVIIIGGLVLKKLFVWEHTSFFIMELPEYKIPSIKNAIIQMFDKAKGFIYKATTIILVMNTLVWFMQAFNWKLQATEIQSESILASVGSVIAPLLIPLGFVGWQLAAASITGFIAKENVVATFAVLFAMASEEALHVPGGALAQMFTPVTAYAFLAFNLFTPPCFAAMGAMNAEMGSKKWFFRGLAFQLSVGYILALLITHIGTLVIYGETAVGFIPAIFVLIAYAVGVTFLIKRANASKATLVEATE; encoded by the coding sequence ATGAAAATTGCATTAGCAGGAAATCCCAATTCGGGAAAAACAACACTCTTTAACGCTCTTACTGGAAAAACCGAATATGTTGGGAACTGGGCCGGTGTAACCGTCGATAAGAAAGTGGCAGCTATTAAGAATAAATATCAAATTGCGAAAGAACCTATTGATATTGTAGACTTACCAGGTGCTTATTCTATTTCTCCATATACAGGTGAGGAGGCCATTACAAGTGACTTTGTATTAGAGTCCAAACCAGATGTAATTATAAACATTGTAGATGGTGCCAATATCAGTCGAAGTTTGTTCTTTACAACACAACTACTTGAACTGGGTATCCCTGTTGTTGTTGCTTTGAATAAGGCAGACATCATTACAAAACGTGGGGATGTTGTTAATGGGCATGAACTTGAAAAGGCCCTTGGGTGTAAAGTTGTGACCATTACGGCTACTACTGAAAAAGGTCTGGCTGATTTGGTGACGACAGCTGTTAACATCGTAGGTACAAATCAAGAACGCTTGAATTTCAATGACTTGGATGGGAATAATGATGTGGCCAGACAAACTTGGATCAAAACAATCCTAGAGAAATCATTGAATAAAAAACACAATGCAAGTCATGTCAATTTTTCTGATCGTATAGATATGATCGTTGCTCATAAATGGTTTGGACTCCCAATATTCTTCCTTATTATGTGGGGGGTTTATTCTTTTTCTATTGAGGGTCTGGGTGGATTTTTATCGGGATATTTGAATGACGTGGTATTTGGAGAGGTTGTGCCGAATGCTTTAAATAGTTTTTTTGAAGGCATTGGTGTCAATCCTTTGATGCAAGCCTTAATCGTTGACGGTGCTGTAGGCGGCGTAGGTGCAGTTATTGGCTTTTTACCTTTAATTATGGTCTTGTTCTTCTGTCTGTCTTTACTGGAGGATAGTGGTTATATGTCAAGGGTAGCCGTAATCATGGATCGTTATTTCAAAAAAGTAGGTTTATCGGGTAAGTCCATCATACCTATGATTGTAGGTTCGGGTTGTGCCATTCCTGGTGTTATGGCTACAAGAACCATCGAGAACGAGAATGAAAAGCGTATGACAACAATTCTGACACCCTTTGTCCCATGTGGTGCCAAGTTACCGATAATTGCTTTATTTTCAGTCGTATTTTTCCCAAATACATCATGGGTAGGACCGAGTATATATATTATAGCTATCGGTGTCATTATCATAGGTGGTCTAGTACTTAAGAAATTATTTGTATGGGAGCATACATCCTTCTTTATTATGGAACTGCCGGAGTATAAGATACCGAGTATAAAAAATGCTATTATCCAAATGTTTGATAAAGCAAAGGGCTTTATCTACAAAGCGACAACCATCATCTTGGTCATGAACACTTTAGTATGGTTTATGCAAGCCTTTAATTGGAAGCTTCAAGCCACAGAAATTCAATCTGAGAGTATTTTGGCATCTGTAGGGTCGGTTATAGCCCCCTTGCTGATTCCTCTAGGCTTTGTGGGATGGCAGTTGGCTGCGGCCAGCATTACAGGTTTTATAGCCAAAGAGAATGTTGTAGCCACATTTGCAGTATTGTTTGCAATGGCTTCAGAAGAAGCCCTTCATGTACCGGGCGGTGCGTTGGCACAGATGTTTACTCCGGTCACAGCCTATGCGTTCTTAGCGTTTAATCTTTTTACGCCACCTTGCTTTGCAGCAATGGGTGCAATGAATGCGGAAATGGGTTCGAAAAAATGGTTCTTTAGAGGACTGGCTTTTCAACTAAGTGTTGGTTACATCTTAGCATTATTAATTACACATATAGGTACCCTTGTCATCTATGGTGAAACTGCAGTAGGATTTATACCTGCGATTTTTGTTTTGATAGCGTATGCAGTAGGTGTAACATTTTTAATAAAAAGAGCCAATGCTTCAAAGGCAACTTTAGTAGAAGCAACTGAATAG
- a CDS encoding FeoA family protein: MSLNKAKIGQTFTIVKIEGHEKIRKFLFTLGCFEGECITIISKLAGNYIVNIKDSRYAIDEAMAKSIRLAA; the protein is encoded by the coding sequence ATGTCTTTAAATAAAGCAAAAATCGGACAAACATTCACAATTGTAAAAATAGAAGGTCATGAGAAGATCAGGAAATTTCTATTCACATTAGGATGTTTTGAAGGTGAGTGCATAACCATTATTTCAAAATTGGCAGGCAATTATATTGTGAATATAAAAGACAGCCGCTACGCCATTGATGAAGCTATGGCTAAATCCATCCGTTTGGCAGCATAA
- a CDS encoding carbohydrate ABC transporter permease, producing MYRLRNLFKYCFLSIAAFISIFPFIWMIIGATNTATDITKGKMTFGGEALSNLSKLFEMVDMKTILLNSSKIALISTFLLLLFASLAGYGFEIYKSKNKERLYTILLLTMMVPFAALMIPLFRMFANMNLLDSHIAVIIPTIATPFMIFFFRQNTKTFPSDLIQAARVDGLNEYQVFFLIYIPTMRSTFAAAGIIAFMTSWNSFLWPLIVLQSDGQKTITLIISSLSSAYFPEYGVIMVAIVIATLPTILIFFLLQRRFVEGMLGSIK from the coding sequence ATGTATAGACTTAGAAATTTATTTAAATATTGTTTTTTATCAATAGCGGCGTTTATTTCTATTTTTCCATTTATATGGATGATTATTGGGGCGACCAATACGGCGACAGATATTACCAAAGGGAAAATGACCTTTGGAGGAGAGGCGCTCAGTAACCTGAGTAAGTTATTTGAGATGGTAGATATGAAAACCATACTTCTAAATTCGAGTAAGATAGCTTTAATAAGTACATTTCTGTTATTACTGTTTGCTTCTCTTGCAGGCTATGGTTTTGAAATCTATAAGTCGAAAAATAAAGAACGATTATATACCATATTGTTATTAACCATGATGGTACCTTTTGCAGCGCTTATGATACCATTGTTCAGAATGTTTGCCAATATGAATCTTTTGGATTCTCATATAGCGGTCATCATACCAACGATTGCCACACCTTTTATGATTTTTTTCTTTAGACAAAACACAAAAACATTTCCTTCCGACTTAATACAAGCAGCCCGTGTGGATGGATTAAATGAATACCAAGTATTTTTTCTAATCTATATACCAACCATGCGATCAACTTTTGCTGCTGCAGGAATAATCGCATTTATGACCAGTTGGAACAGTTTCTTATGGCCCCTTATTGTTTTACAATCAGATGGGCAAAAGACCATAACACTCATTATATCCTCTTTATCATCAGCCTATTTCCCAGAGTACGGGGTTATCATGGTAGCCATTGTTATTGCCACTTTACCAACCATCCTCATCTTCTTCTTATTACAAAGAAGATTTGTTGAAGGTATGCTTGGATCCATTAAGTGA